In a single window of the Bactrocera dorsalis isolate Fly_Bdor chromosome 2, ASM2337382v1, whole genome shotgun sequence genome:
- the LOC125776666 gene encoding uncharacterized protein LOC125776666, translating into MVTTAHVSTKNAAKICNELSKEGINIATPTQAGIHKAMIKAALNLEKNYKNSLRDDIWCIHFDGKKFGKKEVQAVVLTNEAKEVRIAAMVLENGKSLSIFEGIRNVLDKFNLWNSIKMIVSDTTNINTGVKSGVVRLLQNCFQEKHLSPPQYIGCQHHVLDLILKHVMNEVLGGKSTSPNISYDIFTELIMNYENLKQNYKQNEEKLILRSIKWRDDMQFLYELGQYFKYYEVNDKFPYIKFRVLPALSNARWNSRAILAILTFILIPEHRIQLLPICQFICSAWYDAWFSDHRFHNNDFEILEKSVKQFETAHKCFLKHWVKEDSAILNLKRSNICAERAIKVIQEIYPFCKSEYSLNLKFISNNIKMN; encoded by the exons ATGGTAACAACAGCCCATGTAAGCACCAAAAATGCCGCTAAAATATGCAATGAATTGTCCAAAGaaggaataaatatagcaacaCCAACTCAAGCAGGTATTCACAAAGCGATGATTAAAGCAGCGCTgaacttggaaaaaaattataagaattccTTAAGAGATGACATTTGGTGCATTCATTTCGACGGCAAGAAATTTGGGAAGAAAGAAGTGCAGGCCGTGGTGTTAACAAATGAAGCTAAGGAAGTAAGAATAGCGGCAATGGTTCTTGAAAACGGGAAaagtttgtcaatttttgaag GAATAAGGAATGTATTGGATAAATTTAACCTTTGGAATTCCATTAAAATGATTGTTAGTGACACAACAAACATTAATACAGGGGTTAAAAGTGGAGTTGTTCGTTTACTGCAGAATTGTTTTCAGGAAAAACATTTGTCCCCACCGCAGTATATTGGATGCCAACATCATGTattagatttaattttgaagCATGTGATGAATGAAGTACTAGGTGGAAAGTCGACATCGCCAAACATCAGTTATGACATATTTACCGAATTGATTATGAACTACGAAAACCTaaaacaaaactacaaacaaaaCGAAGAAAAGTTGATCTTAAGATCTATTAAATGGCGTGATGacatgcaatttttatatgaactagggcaatattttaaatattatgaagtaaacGACAAGTTCCCATACATAAAATTTAGAGTTTTACCAGCGCTCAGCAACGCTCGATGGAATTCTAGAGCTATATTAGCGATTTTAACGTTCATACTAATACCGGAACACAGAATACAACTTTTGCCAATTTGCCAATTCATATGCAGCGCATGGTATGATGCTTGGTTCTCGGATCACCGTTTTCATAAcaatgattttgaaatattggaaaaatccGTCAAGCAATTCGAAACTGCGCATAAGTGTTTTCTTAAACACTGGGTAAAGGAAGATTCTGCCATTCTGAATTTAAAAAGATCGAATATTTGCGCTGAAAGAGCCATCAAAGTTATTCAGGAAATTTACCCTTTTTGTAAATCTGAATATAGTTTAAATCTTAAGTTTATctcaaataatatcaaaatgaattaa